From the Ammospiza caudacuta isolate bAmmCau1 chromosome 1, bAmmCau1.pri, whole genome shotgun sequence genome, the window ATTTGCTTTAGATTTAAATAACTTATCTGAAGTCAATACATTCACATCACAGCTTGCCATTACCCATGTCAACATATCTGCTTATGTTTGAACTATTAAACCCTAGTATGAAAACTaggaaatgccccaaaatgagTCATATCTACATTTGTAGTGAAGGATTTAAATTAATTATCATTTACAGTAGAAAGAGGCCATGTATGGATACAAATTATATCTTCCTAGTTTTACTAGAAATCCCCAAGTCTCTGCATTACCTTCTGTTAGACAAAACTCAGGTTTTTAATATGTTATTAGCCAGCACCTTTTCTGTGTTGCTCAAGTATTTGTCACCAAGGCAAGAAAGATCTAACCATACCTGTAAGGAAACACGCGGTAGTTCTTCTCTTTGATGCCCATGGTTTCAGTGATATTGTCTGCTATAATCCGAGCTTTCCTCATAGCATCAATATAATCAGATGATGTTTTCAGTACAGTATGGTAAGTCATAAAATAAGTGGCTCCAACCTCAGTTTTGTTGTTTATAAAGTTGACAGCAGAGTTATATGCAGCATGTCCTCTATAAAAACAGTTATCAGATGCCAGCACCATTCAAATTTATTAGCTTTTATAACAAATAATcttatggaatggtttgagttggaaggaagCATAAGATCATCTAGCTATCTGCACCTCTGCCATGAGTAGGAACACTATCTGCTAGACTACAGCTGCTcacatcccatcccacctcatcttgaacacttccagggacgggcacagcttctctgggcaatctgttccagtgcctcaccaccctcagaggaaagaatttcttcctcacatCTATTTtaaacctaccctctttcattttaaagccaTGCCTCCTTGTTTATCACTACACccccttgtaaaaagtctctctccagctctcttgtatATGTCCTTTAGAGAGCTAACAGCTGGTAGTTGTTTCTAGCAGTTTCTAAAACTAAAAAAGCTTCAGAGCACAATGCATTTCAAGATTGCACAGGATATTCTAGAACAGACTGACCATAGATATTGTCTCTCTTTGTACAGGGGAAAGCTGCTGTTCCATTTAGTTGATGatgcatttgggtttttttcagaaaacagtACAGAACTCGTGAGATGTCAATGTTTGTATGGCTTTTAGGAGGACATTAGCCATCAAACCTCCAGACAAAAGCCAGAGCAAATATCTCTAACACATTGGTCTAAGCAGGGTCCATAGAATAAAGCTCTTACCCTTTGCCACATTTAGGATTAGGGTTGTCTGATAGGAACATTGGCAAAAAGGTCATGAAGTCTTCACCCTGTGGTCTCTGCTTGCCTTCTTGAGTCAGTGGTCGACAACGAGTGCAGGATGGATCGCTGACTGAAGAAATACAGGAAGGAGGTCACCTACAGGGACAAGTATTCTTTTTCCTAACACTAGGAACTTCTGACTGCATTACTACAGGATGCAATTccataaaaagcatttttactgATGAACTAACTGATCCATCCTGAAATTCCATGTAAGATTTGTAGTCCTTAATTTGATTTATTGCTACTAAGGCAAGGGCTGTCAGAGAATTCTTACTTGTGCACTTATCTCCATTAGATCCGATGAGAACTACACCCAGCTGAAGGACCTGAACAAAAGCAGAGCACCAAGTTTGTGTACTCTAAGAAGGCCAACAGAAGGATCAGAATTTTTACAGCAAGTTACACTGGCTGTCTAGGTAGGCTGTTTTCAGTCTGCAGCATTCCAGTAGCATATTTAAGCTCACTCAAACAGCAGTTCAAATAAATTAAGAGGATAACTCAAGAGGTTCCTACTTACAGTAAGAAAAGGTATTCACTTGACTCATACCATGAGGAAATGTTTTGGCTGTGAAACTTATAAACCAAGCTAATTCGGTAGCAACAAGATGGATGCCAATACCTGAAGCATTGCAAAACTGTCCAGTGGCATTGTAGACTCTGCAACAGGACGACTGTGGCTTCACCCAGTCAAAGTAGTCATCAATCCAGGATGATGGGGCATAGCCTATCCTTGTGCtaataaaaataacacaacATATCCATCATCAGTAATTTTATGTTTAATTCCAAAATATATCACTTGATCTCTCCAGTACCAATTTATGCCATGTCAACTCATTCTTGTCAAATCTACTCAGCTCTTTATATAGTCCCATGCTCCAGTACCCCATCCAAGAGCCATAATGCTCAGGTAGCTCAGAACACTGCAGCCAGAAAACAGCAGGAACTTTTTCACTGCATCTTGTTCTGCTGCCAAGCTCAGCTTTCCATTCCCCTGCCCTCTCTGTTGTCTCAGTTTTCAAGCAAAGCTCCTCCTTCAGTTAGGCTGAAATGAACTACAGTGGAAAGAATTGGGTAAAGACTTCCTTGAGTTGTTAGCTGCAAATAAAATTCCTGCTTAGCCTCCCTAGGCTAGCCTAGTTTATTCACCAGGCTTAGAAGCTGAGCATACAGCCATTTTCCAGATCATCATAACCCTGCTGAGAGGTTTTCACAAGTTATTCTTACTATCATTCCAAGATTCCTTGAAGGATCAAGCCCCTTTTCCAAACCCAAGTACATCAATGTATCCCATCAGTCCACACAGGTTTTATCCTCACTCTAGAAGACTGTCACAGCTGCTTCCAACCCCCTTCCCTCCCAAACCCACAatacaaagcaaataaaataaaatgtcagtTTACAACCAGCAGCTGAGCCTGAGTAAATCAGGAGGACACACTGCTCTGCTACACCTCTTCCATGCAACTATGCAGAAACAAGCATGAAGGACTTACTAGCTACCAATTTCTGCAGCATTGAAGACTTGCTGAACAAGTGAATCGTTATTACATCCCGTTCCACCACACACCATGTTCTGCCCTTCCAAAGTGGTGTAGTTGTGTCCTTCTTCTAGGACAAAGTAGACAGGGGGACCCGCATGCAGGTACTGGCTGATGTGGCTGAAGTAATCTATTACATAGGAGTCCTTCAAGGGAAAGTTTTGAGTTACCATTACGGAATGTTGAGGTAGCACAACAAGGTATCAAGGTTTCAATTCAGCCACAAACTGCTGAACAGTGACACGATCATAAGACTTACATCTGGCATTGAGAGAGACTGATCCAGCCCAATCTCTACATTGTGCATAACTGCTGCACTGAATGACAGGATACCCACAAACACTGCTAtctgcaaaaaaggcaaatccatGGACGTGAGAACTGCACGGAAACAACAGGCAACAGGAGTAATTTGTTAAGCTAATAGGAGCCATGCAAAGAGGCTCTAGTTTAAATATGCTACCCAGGCTTAATACAACAGTGGTAGCACAACATAGCTACAGAGTCCCTTTGGGACTGTAAGGAAATTTATTCCTAGAAATCATCAGTGAAGGTTACAAACACCTTCTGTAAATAAACATAGTAACTTTAAACTGAATCATAGATTCATCAACAACACTCTGGATTAATGCAGTGTAGAAGACAATACATGCTGGTTTTTTTACATAGGCTAAAGTAATTTGATTGATTGCAATGCAACTCTTAAACTGGGGCTTTAGACAATCCACAATCAAGCCTCTATTTACTGAAATACTTTTGCAGTTACAAAGGCTTACTTCTATTCTTATACCAAGAACCAAAAAACTAGAAGCTTCATTTGTTTCACTGTATTGAAGACTTTTCTTCTCTATTTAGGCCTTCAAGCTCACTGCTCTTTTGCTCAAGTTTAGATGACTGCTTACATGAAATAGATTATACATACTACTATTGGGAAATAGATTATACATACTACTATTGGTCTCATCCAATCCTTAAGCAGATATggagaaaacagatttttgaaGAACAGAAATAACATGCTCTCAGAACGCTGGACTCCGCTCATTTCTTCACTGCTTTTGATGCAACACAGAATATCCAGTCTGTTACTCTGAAAACAGATTAAATGCACAGTTAGAGCAGTTCTGCAGATGTCATCATCCATGGGACACTGCAGTTACAGGTGCACTTATACTCACCTCTTGACGCTTAATATCCAAGCCCAGGAGACTGACAAAGCAAGTGACTTGAAGGAGAAAGTCTATGAGCACAGCCATTCCAGCAAACAGGGAGAACGTGCGAACCGCTGGCATCGTAGACAGTGTCCCTGGAGGAAGTGACCCACTTTGTTAAGACAGCTCCCTTCTCCTAGAAATGCACCAGCATTTGCTAGACAAACATCCAGTTTAAGTGGTAGCCTTATAGCAGGACAAAGAGGCTTTTTTTCCAGAGCAAAGGCAACAGCCCGTACAAGCCTGGTTACAGCTGCTGTCTTTGACCTATTTAACTGCACTGAGGCTGTGCAAAGGAGTGACTCGTTCTAAGCCATTTCTCAATCCCAAATTTAGGTGCAGACTGTGTAACAGGGCAGTTAAGGAGTGCTGTCAGGCAACATCTTGCTTCAATATAAGCCACTTCAATGCAAGATGATCCAATGACAAATTACTCTGCAGGTAAACAAAGCTATTATGAAAGAAGACCAAATTACACTTGTAGGGCAACAAAAGATTTACCTCTAAAACATTATCATGTGAGCCTCAAACATAAATCTGTCATAGGGGCATTTTTCCAATCAAGGGGCATTTTGGCAAGATGAATAAACGCAATATAGGAGTTCATACACCCTGGTATTTGATCTATTCCTAAGGTCAAATTGAGACTTGTCAGTCACTGCAAGTCAGTAAAAACCCCCAGTCTTTCAGGCTGAAAGGCTTGACATATTCAGAGCTTTTTAACTATGCATCTTTTTAACTATGCCAGACTCTTAAAGTACTCGTATGGCTATTCCCAGCAGAAGTTTAACTTGATATTAACAACGAACAACTAAGCTAAACGGCCTCTACAAattcttattttgcttttatattttagtATTGCATTTATTCTTGAAACATGTAGTTATGATAAGGCCCTTATCTTCAAATATTAAAGGAGTCTTACCAAGAAAGAATGCCACAGTCTCTGAAAAGGATGAGAGAAACATACTGGGTGCCACATCTCCCAAGACTCTGCCAATCTGTTTATCCAGAGTTTCACCCTGAAGGCGTTCATCTCTCTGTTTTAAGGCAATAATTTATTATTGTTAGGAATCATGCAATTTATAAAGCTATTTCATATggctgcaaaaaacctgaaactttaaaatattctaaGCTATCTTTTGTTGTTTCCACTGCATTAACAAGAGTTAGATAAAAATCAGCTAAGACTCTCTAAAACAAGAGCAGCCTGAACATTACTTGTTGTCTTGcttcaaatttaaaatatagTACTAAGTTCAGTACTTCAGATAAAACTACACATGTGACAGAGGCAGTACCAGTTTCAGTGGGTTATTGAACCTGTCAAATTAAAAAGCTTGTTACCCACTAAGACTTAGTGTCAGAAgtccttcctagtcttaagcATATAGTTTAGTTCATGACTACCGCTTACAATATGCTAAAATTACAAGTGATCAAAATACCAGTTGAGTTCCACAACTATTTTGATATCAAGCAGCAATATGAAAAATATAGACATAAATTagagttttttttctgaaggtaGAAGGTACACAGATTCTTGTCTTTCTTTCACTCTCACAAGATACCTTGTGAGAGTCCAGAGCTGCTCACACTgagctgagcactggaacacaGAAGACTACGAGTTTACAGCCTTCAACAATGACTGGCACTTTACTAAAAGTCTGTATGCAAGAATAAATACCTGAAGTGTCTGAACCATAATGAAAATGTTGTCCACTCCAATAGCCAGCACCAAGAAAGGAATTACTTCTATCACAATCAGTGTCAGTGGGATTCCAAAGTAGCTGAAAATGCCTATAGAACATGCTACTGAGCTCAGTACAATCAGGATGCCTGCAATGCCCAGAGAGATCTTCGAATCCACCTGAAAAAAGTAGTACTGAACATGAGCCAAACAAGCATCATCCCACAGAATAGATTATTGCAAAGGCAAAACATTTCTAACATTTAGTCTAGGTAGCAGAAAACATTTCACGGTTTTTTTGAAGattcagatatttaaaaaaaattatcaaccCTGAAGCTGCAAGTCTTAAAGCTGATGTGAACTGAACATCAAGTGAAAGAACTCAACTGAAACATATTAATTGTCTAGCAGAAAAACAATGCTCCTCCTAACTCCTGCCCATGAAAGACTCAATGCTGTAATAAAAAACATCAGCATTCTGCAAAAATAGTTAAGTGACTTACAGCTACCAGCAAGCTCTAGCTTCAGTCTTTATAGCAATGAAAACTATACACATACCAGGAGTCTTCTACAGCTCTGGATATGTCCCAAAGCTATAGAGATGTAGAGGAACATCACAAGATAGCTTATCAACACAACGCTAACATCACTGTTGCTCTCGCGGTTGATCTCATCTTCAATACTCCGTTCAGCAGAAAATGATATCGTTAAGTTTGAGTTATTGTAGTTCTTCAGAAAGTTAATAAatctaaaaaacaaaaccaagaggTCGATCACACTTTAAAAGGATAAAACATCTTCCACTAGAAATACCTGAAAGTCAGTTGATGGCAAATTTACATCATCTGTGTGGTACAAGAGTAGCCAGACAGTTTGAGGGTACCTTACTCAGTTTTAAAAGAGAGGTGCTGGCTACACATACCGGTAACTCTACTTTAAGAACTAGAAATACACTACATTGAAATACTTTCCATGTTCTCTCTAACACTGGAGGACCAATAAGTACTTTGCATGAGCTATTTCAAACGCTAAGCACAATTTTCCTCAAAGCTAGACCTAGAAATACACACATGAAAGATGACTGCAGCTTGCTTACAGTACTGGAACAATTTATTAGCCCTTGTTTCAGTTCCCCAACTTGGGAGGTGCTGGTGCTTGTGACATAGGCAGATGCTTCTCATACTTCTCTTTTGTCACAAACTTTCTAGTACAGTAGTTTTTATCTGAACtgacagccagagcagctggccTGTGTAAGCTAGCTCTTCAAGGTGGTAGAGGGGACGAAAGCCTTAGATGTTCATCTGgatgacattttttaaaattaaaggtAAAGAACTACAGCATCAGGCCCGGCCTTTCCACCCATGGTTAATGGTCCAGAGACCTGCGTAATTCTAGccacaataaaataaatcatttcTGAAGTTGCTTATTGGCAAGTACTACTGGGCTAGATGGTCACTAAGAGGACTAGAACCTGTGTCTCAAAGCAAATTAAGTGTGCCAGACAAAGTGAAGGTCTTATGACCAGCACAGTCTGGTTTTAACCAGTTTTGCTGCCTCTTGAAACATCCCTGTAGTTCTACTGAAAAACTGTCAGTACAGTGCAGGTAGGCTTTTTTAATCAACATTTAAAGCTGCTTTAAGTCATGTATGCATTTCAGAATACAGGACAACTACTTACTCTTTTTCCCATGCCAAGGCTTTCATCAGATTTTTTGAGTCATTGTAGTAGTTGTTGACAGGAAAAGTAATAACAAGAGCTGTAGCATTATTATAGTTATCATCtatagaagaaataaaatgtttgccattaaaaaaatgGAACTTACTTTCTAGTATAGCAGATACAAATAAGTTTAAAATTAGCATTGCCCAAAGCAATCCCATCCCTGTAACTCCACTGAACATCACTGAATTCTGAAACATACTACTGAAATAAGAACCAAAGCTGATAAGCACTACAGATTGCATTCCATAGTAATTATTCATTGTTTAACATGTTCATCACACCACAATGTTACATTGTTGCCTAGTTGGACAAAAAGTTACTTTATAACCACTGCTTATGACTTTCCATCTAATGAGACATGTGGCTTCCTAACAGTGTACGCCTTGCATACTCAGATATTACTCAAAGCAAATACAAATCCCCTACAGTTTAATAAATAGGCACTTGCCTTTAAATGCTATTTCAGATATATTAAACAGAAATACACTACCAAGTTATGTTTAATTAGATAAATTGCTTGAGCAAAATCCTGGCTTAAGAGTAATTATGAAAGAATTTCCTTTTGAACACTTTAATCTATTCTTAACTGCTTTGTCAGATCAGTAACAAAACTTTATTCTAACTCAAAGCAAAATACACATACATCCCATCATGTAAACCTGAGCTGCTTCACGTCTTTATCTTTTACCAGGCCCAAAGCAGACCAAACATTTCTCCTGTTGACAAGTATGTTCCAATTACAGATTGCTTGCATTTTGCACTTCCAGAGTAGTCTGCCTCCAATCCCAGCACTGGTCTACTGAAAACTTATTTAAAACACCCTTACTTATTGAAAGTTTAAAAAACTCGAGTTTCTCTGGACTGCATTTAAACAGCTGTGTTAAATGAGAACACACCTTTAGCAGCAAGAACAGCACACAAGAATGTACTCCCAGATTTATGCTGCAATACTGTTTTGCCACTCACCATCATATCCTCCCAACACCAGCCACGGAAATACAGGTCCACCAAATGTTCCTAAGCAGGGATCGTGAAGCAAGCTTGTGTCATTCAGTGATGCTGGAGCCCTAAAGAGATCACCAGCAATAACTGTTAGCTTCTGCTAACAGTGACAGCTGAGGCACAAAACAGTAAAAAGCACAAAACGGTAAAAAGCTGTTGTGTTACAACTGAAAATCAAGACAAACAAGACAAGATTGCTATTGGTACACTGCTTTTGTGCTgcatttgcttttaatttaaacaCAGTTTTAAAGGTGTCTGCCTTACAGCCTTTAAGACAAGGAGTACCTTCTAACCAACTGAACTACAAACTAAAGAGAAAGCTCAGAAACTGGTCTTATGTTCAGAACTCTTCAGAAGCACTGAAAACATGTTTAAGGTAAACCAGAGCCAGCGTCCACACCAAAGCAACTTGAATTAAAAAGCTGGCAACTTGAACTGGCAACTTGATTAAAAAGCATGCAATTGTACTGCTCACCGAACACAGTATAAGAAGTGAGTGTGGTAATCAGCATAGACAAAGAACTCATCTCCAACAGTGTGATCCAGAACAGAATGGCTGTTCTGAAAGTAGTTGAGTACGCTCAGGATAGTGCAGTTGTTGTTGTAGGGAGCAAGAGGAGCCAGGCAAATGTCCTTCAGCATTACAGTCTCATTGTCATAAGAAGCAGTGATGTTGACAATAGCATCCTGCAAATCCAGTaccttaaaacaaaacaaaccataGTTTAGGAGCAGCATGAGAAAGCACTTCCCTTGCAAGACAGGACTTAAGTGCACAATATATTCTTGCAATTGCCAGAGACAGAGGCACATATCGATAGAAGCACATTACAAAAACTTTATTTCTGTGTTCATACTATGAACAGAGACTTAGCTTGCAAGTGTCTCTCTGACAGAAAGGTTTCCAGCAAAAAGCTTTTATAGTAAGGCTATGATTTTTAATAAGAATATCTAGTGAGTGTTTTGATGGATACATAACATTGCAGGTGGAAGCCAACTCCGTGTGGTTATACCTGTTAAGTATGCTAAGGTCTTTGCTCTTGGTAAGTCCCAATTACCTGATGGAGAATATCTTTGGTAAGGGGAGGGCCAAAAGGCACATCTTCTCCTGATGGGTAAGGTGAATAGGTGTCTGGGTGGCTCTTTGGTGCTTGAATAATAATTTGTTCAGTACGGAAGAAAGGTCCAAAGTGCGTGTCAAAGTATTCCTTCTCCTTGCGGGCTTGGCTGCTTGGGGCTGACCAAAGATCTACAGGATTTGTAGTTGCTTTAATATATACAAAGCCTGAGCAGCACATTGCAATGAAGACCACAGAGAAGAGGATAACAGGACGTGGATTTCTGACACAGAAAGCCCCCCATGATGTAAATGTCATCCTCAGGCCATTCTCAAACCTTTCACCAAGCCTTTCACCACAAGTAATGCTTCCtgcaaaagcaagaaaaacagtaaatatTTGAGAAGTCAGTAAAATAGCACTTTCTTGGAGTcctttcagaaaaaagaaattttattcatCAATCCCTGATTGAGGCCAAGGGGCAGAAAACAGCTCATACCTATGTTGCCCCTTGTAATATAAGGTTGTGTTTGACAGCAGTAGGGGTAGCAAATAAAGCTAAAATATATATAAGCAATAAAACAAGCTAGCTCAGTTGGTACACAAGTTACAGTACAATAAGCTTTAAATTATGCTTTTCCAATATGCTTTAAATGGATACATGGATGAGTCAAAACATGATCATGTTGTCCTCTCTATACTCCCACAACAAAGCTCTCCAGAACTTCCTTGGAGCTTAGCTACATCCATGAGGGGAGTACCCAGGGCTTTCAGCATCCAGTGAAATAGGGGTAAGTACTACTCTAAAAGAAGAGAGATACTGGTCAAAAGGCTGAAGGCCCTCTCAGAATGGACTTGTAGCCTAACAAAGCTAAAACTCCAGAGCCCAATCATAGGAAACGGATACGCTTAAGTAGAGTTTGTAATAAACCCTTTACTGTTATCCAAGACATACCATTGTCACGGTGGGAATTCACAGAAAAGGCTACATTGCTGTCAATTGGGGTGTACTCTGAGACAAAGTGCCGCCTCCTGCAAGGCAAGAAACTCTGTTATCCTGCTTGTCCAAAAAGGCATCTGTACTGTTTGTACAACAGTCTCCAGCTTTGTGATCTTTTGGAACACCACGTCAGCTATCTTAAAAAACTTTTTCAGCTTACATCAAGCACAGATTCTTTATGCACATTTAGAAGATCACTAGCATTAACAACACAAAGAATTTCTTTAAATTGATTCTAAGTTCATATTTGCAAGAGATTTTTACATTAGAAATATGAACTAGGCATCTCCAACACACCACGTCATGATGTCCACTAAGGTAAGGCTGCTGAACATATCAAATTGTCATACCCACTATCCTTTTCCAAGCAGACTTAATTCTTACTACACAGTAACTTCAGTTTTCTGGTTATAACTGAACAACCACACAtcagaatggtttaggttggaagcaaaccttaaagatcatttaatTCCAACTCCCTTGCCATGAACAGGGACATCTTCACTACATCAGTTTACTTAGAGTCCAGTCGagtctggccttgaacacctccagaaACGGTGAGTGCACCACCTCTTCCACTGATTCAATACCCTTACAGGACAGAATTTGTTTTTAAGATCTAATCCACATCTACTCTCCCTCAGCTTAAgaccattgccccttgtcctgtcactacatgcccttgtgtAAGAAGTCCCTCTCCAGGCCTCTTGTAGCCCCCCTTTAGTtactggaaggtgctgtaaGGAATCCCTAgggccttttcttctccaggctgaacagccctaactctctcagcctgtcttcataggagaggtgctccagccatGTGACCAAGGGTGATATGCTATAATTACTGAAAGCTTAGCTTTCATTTAGTTTTTTTCAAAATAGGAGACtaggaaaaattatttattacttAATTTGCAATACAGCAGTGACTGTTTTGTTGTGAATATTTGTTTTCCCAGACTTCTGCATACTTAGTTATGAAAGCTGAAGAATAGTGTATGTGATTCTGTACCTAAGAATGCTATTACACATATGCATCAACTAAACCAACTTCTGCAATCACTTTTTACCAGGCTGTTTTAGCTGTTAGAACATTTTTGTAAGTATATGTGGTATTTGCTACAGAACATGACTTTTGGCTGGCTGAAGTAGACAGGACATAAGCATCTGACCAGGGCAAAGAAGTTCTCAGAGATAAACAAGTGACTTGCAGAGCTTAGCATTTTGAATGCTTTACCTGTAACACCAGACTCCAAAAACTAGTGCAAAAAATATGAGTAGAAAGCCCATGTATGAGATCCACATGATGACATAGACAGCATCCAAACCAAACAATAGCCAAGGGGGAGGCAATGGAGGGGGCTGAGGTTTTGGACCACAGACAATTGAACAGTCCTGACAGCTGCATGGTCCTGTTGAATCATCCACGGACTCATTACAGCCTTTGGTAGCATTATTCATGGGGTTCATTCCATGGACAGGAACATCTATGACAAATCACAAGTTGCAGAGTCAGCTTACTACCAGGAAAAATTCAGACCTTCCCAGTTACGAGTTAACCCTTTATATGAAAGCCCACAGCCCCTGTGTAGAGCAGCATTTCCTGGTCTTACAGATGAAGAATCCACTGCCTTTTCCACAGCAGGTACCAACTATTTACAGTTGTCTAATAATTAATTGACTGGTCATGTCTGTAACACTTTGGTCTGTAAAAGTAATAAGCACATATTTCTATCATCCCAGCAATGATTTGTCATCCCTCTTATCTATTCAGATTGTGAAATGTGTAACAATAATTTTCTGTTAATGAAATCCTCAAGGATGAGGGTACTGCCTATTTCCCAAGGAATACAAGTAGCCATTTACCTAGGCTTACCTAAAACTACCACAGAGTTTTAGAGACTTCTACAGTAAGAAGCTATatagaaaaaaccccaaagtatGGTTTccaagcagaaataaaaaaaaaaaaaagtaagttaATCCTACATTCCTTTG encodes:
- the NPC1 gene encoding NPC intracellular cholesterol transporter 1 isoform X2 yields the protein MCVWYGECGVASGDKRYNCAYDGPPIALPEDGYDLMQELCPGLFFGNVSTCCDVHQLQTLKNNLQLPLQFLSRCPSCFYNLINLFCELTCSPNQSDFLNVTSTIPYYDPVSKENKSSITELQYFIGDRFANAMYNACKDVEAPSSNVKALGLLCGKDAKDCNATNWIEYMFSKDNGQTPFSIIPIFSDVPVHGMNPMNNATKGCNESVDDSTGPCSCQDCSIVCGPKPQPPPLPPPWLLFGLDAVYVIMWISYMGFLLIFFALVFGVWCYRRRHFVSEYTPIDSNVAFSVNSHRDNGSITCGERLGERFENGLRMTFTSWGAFCVRNPRPVILFSVVFIAMCCSGFVYIKATTNPVDLWSAPSSQARKEKEYFDTHFGPFFRTEQIIIQAPKSHPDTYSPYPSGEDVPFGPPLTKDILHQVLDLQDAIVNITASYDNETVMLKDICLAPLAPYNNNCTILSVLNYFQNSHSVLDHTVGDEFFVYADYHTHFLYCVRAPASLNDTSLLHDPCLGTFGGPVFPWLVLGGYDDDNYNNATALVITFPVNNYYNDSKNLMKALAWEKEFINFLKNYNNSNLTISFSAERSIEDEINRESNSDVSVVLISYLVMFLYISIALGHIQSCRRLLVDSKISLGIAGILIVLSSVACSIGIFSYFGIPLTLIVIEVIPFLVLAIGVDNIFIMVQTLQRDERLQGETLDKQIGRVLGDVAPSMFLSSFSETVAFFLGTLSTMPAVRTFSLFAGMAVLIDFLLQVTCFVSLLGLDIKRQESNRLDILCCIKSSEEMSGVQRSESMLFLFFKNLFSPYLLKDWMRPIVIAVFVGILSFSAAVMHNVEIGLDQSLSMPDDSYVIDYFSHISQYLHAGPPVYFVLEEGHNYTTLEGQNMVCGGTGCNNDSLVQQVFNAAEIGSYTRIGYAPSSWIDDYFDWVKPQSSCCRVYNATGQFCNASVSDPSCTRCRPLTQEGKQRPQGEDFMTFLPMFLSDNPNPKCGKGGHAAYNSAVNFINNKTEVGATYFMTYHTVLKTSSDYIDAMRKARIIADNITETMGIKEKNYRVFPYSVFYVFYEQYLTIVHDAIFNLCISLGSIFLVTTVLLGFEVWAAVVVSITIAMIIVNMFGVMWLWGISLNAVSLVNLVMSCGIAVEFCSHVTRAFTISTKGSRVERAEEALSHMGSSVFSGITLTKFGGIVVLAFSKSQIFKIFYFRMYLAMVVLGATHGLIFLPVLLSYIGPSVNKAKTRAAQERTRGTERERLLYF
- the NPC1 gene encoding NPC intracellular cholesterol transporter 1 isoform X1 gives rise to the protein MGTPQGSPGRGGLGFLVLLLLLSPVRVLPQMCVWYGECGVASGDKRYNCAYDGPPIALPEDGYDLMQELCPGLFFGNVSTCCDVHQLQTLKNNLQLPLQFLSRCPSCFYNLINLFCELTCSPNQSDFLNVTSTIPYYDPVSKENKSSITELQYFIGDRFANAMYNACKDVEAPSSNVKALGLLCGKDAKDCNATNWIEYMFSKDNGQTPFSIIPIFSDVPVHGMNPMNNATKGCNESVDDSTGPCSCQDCSIVCGPKPQPPPLPPPWLLFGLDAVYVIMWISYMGFLLIFFALVFGVWCYRRRHFVSEYTPIDSNVAFSVNSHRDNGSITCGERLGERFENGLRMTFTSWGAFCVRNPRPVILFSVVFIAMCCSGFVYIKATTNPVDLWSAPSSQARKEKEYFDTHFGPFFRTEQIIIQAPKSHPDTYSPYPSGEDVPFGPPLTKDILHQVLDLQDAIVNITASYDNETVMLKDICLAPLAPYNNNCTILSVLNYFQNSHSVLDHTVGDEFFVYADYHTHFLYCVRAPASLNDTSLLHDPCLGTFGGPVFPWLVLGGYDDDNYNNATALVITFPVNNYYNDSKNLMKALAWEKEFINFLKNYNNSNLTISFSAERSIEDEINRESNSDVSVVLISYLVMFLYISIALGHIQSCRRLLVDSKISLGIAGILIVLSSVACSIGIFSYFGIPLTLIVIEVIPFLVLAIGVDNIFIMVQTLQRDERLQGETLDKQIGRVLGDVAPSMFLSSFSETVAFFLGTLSTMPAVRTFSLFAGMAVLIDFLLQVTCFVSLLGLDIKRQESNRLDILCCIKSSEEMSGVQRSESMLFLFFKNLFSPYLLKDWMRPIVIAVFVGILSFSAAVMHNVEIGLDQSLSMPDDSYVIDYFSHISQYLHAGPPVYFVLEEGHNYTTLEGQNMVCGGTGCNNDSLVQQVFNAAEIGSYTRIGYAPSSWIDDYFDWVKPQSSCCRVYNATGQFCNASVSDPSCTRCRPLTQEGKQRPQGEDFMTFLPMFLSDNPNPKCGKGGHAAYNSAVNFINNKTEVGATYFMTYHTVLKTSSDYIDAMRKARIIADNITETMGIKEKNYRVFPYSVFYVFYEQYLTIVHDAIFNLCISLGSIFLVTTVLLGFEVWAAVVVSITIAMIIVNMFGVMWLWGISLNAVSLVNLVMSCGIAVEFCSHVTRAFTISTKGSRVERAEEALSHMGSSVFSGITLTKFGGIVVLAFSKSQIFKIFYFRMYLAMVVLGATHGLIFLPVLLSYIGPSVNKAKTRAAQERTRGTERERLLYF